DNA from Acipenser ruthenus chromosome 23, fAciRut3.2 maternal haplotype, whole genome shotgun sequence:
ATCAGCAACTGTAGCTGTTTCTATAAAATTGTAATCAGGATAATAAAGCCACCACAAGAGGTTAAAGATGTCATTTAAAAAGACTTTGAGGCTGAcatagtgatgttttttttttctagggagAACATGTGTGTACCCATAGCTAATCCTGGGGAAGGGATACCATGTGGACAGGCAGGAAGGGATACCATGTGGATAGGCAGGAAGGGATACCATGTGGACAGGCAGGAAGGGATACCATGTGGATAGGCAGGAAGGGATACCATGTGGACAGGCAGGAAGGGATCCCATGTGGACAGGCAGGAAGGGATCCCATGTGGATAGGCAGGAAGGGATACCATGTGGACAGGCAGGAAGGGATACCATGTGGATAGGCAGGAAGGGATACCATGTGGATAGGCAGGAAGGGATACCATGTGGATAGGCAGAAAGGTGTGCACAGAAAGCTGCAGACTAATCCATCGCTTCAGTGTTGCGTGGCCTGATCGATGGGCACAGCAGCACAGGTGCTGGTGTCAGCATCATGACAACTGTTGCATTGGCACACAAGGTCATACTTAATAAAAGATAGAAATGTGCAAGTATTAGAAATACATCAAAAGAGAATAGCTTGTCTTGCGATTCCCTATTTCATTTAGAAGTCTGTTGCATTTCTGCAATGTTAAAAGTGCAGCTTTGTAACCAATAGTAATGTTTTATAAGAGTATAACCCTATAGCAGCAGTTCTCTGCAACGCCCTGTTTGATAAACCCTGTCCGAGACTCCTTCCTGAGTGAAAGCTGTTGTATCATAACCCGAATTGGGACCAGGGAGCGTTTAAATAATTGAGTAGCATTGCAATTGTAGAAAGGTTTATATGACTTTCCCAATCAGGAAACCACctacaaaaaaagatttaatacAACCATTTGACCAAcatacagtactgccctgtaacagaGATGGAGGGCTGGTTAATGAATTCTCTATGACAACATGGCAGAAGAGATCTGCACACACCAGGTCAGGTTACTGAGAGGCTTTTTGGAGAAgcatgtatttactgtaaatgatcCTGGTATAATTGTCAGCCTGCTCTTTAAGATGGTGGGTGTCGATGTTTAACCAGTGTGCTCTTGTTGTTTTCATTCAAAGCCAAAATGTCTGACAAACCCGATCTGGCAGAAATTGAAGGCTTTGACAAGGCCAAACTGAAAAAGACAGAGACGAAAGAAAAGAACCCCCTGCCTACGAAGGAGAGTAAGTAGAGCCGTGGGTACACATGCTAGTCCTGTGTCACAGAGACACTGTGCACATGCTAGCCCTGTGTCACACAGACATTGTACACATGCTAGCCCTGTGTCACACAGACATTGTACACATGCTAGCCCTGTGTCACACAGACACTGTACACATGCTAGCcctgtgtcacacacacactgtacacatgcTAGCCCTGTGTCACACAGACACTGTACACATGCTAGCCCTGTGT
Protein-coding regions in this window:
- the LOC117413066 gene encoding thymosin beta-12-like — its product is MSDKPDLAEIEGFDKAKLKKTETKEKNPLPTKETIEQEKKGESAS